A stretch of Vigna angularis cultivar LongXiaoDou No.4 chromosome 4, ASM1680809v1, whole genome shotgun sequence DNA encodes these proteins:
- the LOC108331553 gene encoding uncharacterized protein LOC108331553 has translation MAGSEGRPLVEAVEQKEDFYEEQESSGCGYGCFRGFGLSWCRGGREEEKNGDSWVSCKLRNIKEFTEVIAGPKWKTFIRKISGYGKKQQKNRFQYDEHSYALNFNSGAQSEDDDMPPSFSARFTAPFPSARRQTEQ, from the coding sequence ATGGCTGGTTCAGAGGGGAGGCCATTGGTTGAGGCAGTGGAACAGAAGGAAGATTTCTACGAGGAGCAAGAGTCCAGTGGATGTGGGTATGGATGCTTTCGGGGATTTGGGTTGAGTTGGTGCAGGGGAGGCcgtgaagaagagaaaaatggtGATTCGTGGGTGAGTTGCAAGTTGAGGAATATTAAGGAGTTTACAGAAGTGATTGCAGGTCCCAAGTGGAAAACATTCATTAGAAAGATAAGCGGGTATGGAAAGAAGCAGCAGAAGAACAGATTTCAGTATGACGAACACAGCTATGCTCTCAACTTCAATAGTGGGGCTCAgagtgaagatgatgacatgccTCCCTCTTTCTCAGCTAGATTTACTGCTCCTTTCCCTTCTGCTCGTCGCCAAACCGAACAATGA